In one window of Buchnera aphidicola (Cavariella theobaldi) DNA:
- the metK gene encoding methionine adenosyltransferase, producing the protein MSEYLFTSESVSEGHPDKIADQISDALLDEILKQDSKARVACETYIKTGMVLIGGEVTTTARVDVEEITRNTIKDIGYIDSESGFDTSSCTVLNVIGKQSPDIYRGIYRSNPFEQGAGDQGIVFGYATNETETLMPAPITYAHLLVKKQSELRKNKTLSWLRPDAKSQITFKYKNNAILSIDTVVFSTQHIENILQRDLREAVIDEIIKPVLPKKWLNKNTKIFINPTGRFVVGGPMGDCGLTGRKIIVDTYGGASRHGGGSFSGKDPSKVDRSAAYAARYIAKNIVAAGLADRCEIQLSYAIGIAEPTSMMVETFGTGRKNNQYLISLIRHCFDLRPYGLIKMLNLLQPIYLKTAVYGHFGREEFPWEKVDKINDLSL; encoded by the coding sequence ATGAGTGAATATCTTTTTACATCTGAGTCTGTTTCAGAAGGGCATCCAGACAAAATTGCTGATCAAATTTCTGACGCATTATTGGATGAAATACTTAAACAAGATTCAAAAGCCCGTGTCGCTTGTGAAACGTATATCAAGACTGGTATGGTATTAATTGGAGGGGAGGTTACAACAACTGCTCGGGTAGATGTTGAAGAAATTACTCGTAATACTATTAAAGATATAGGATACATTGATTCAGAATCAGGATTTGATACTTCTTCTTGTACAGTATTAAATGTTATTGGAAAACAATCTCCAGATATTTACCGAGGTATATATCGTTCTAATCCTTTCGAACAAGGAGCGGGAGATCAGGGTATTGTATTTGGTTATGCTACTAATGAAACAGAAACGTTAATGCCAGCTCCGATTACTTATGCACATCTTTTAGTAAAAAAACAATCAGAATTAAGAAAAAATAAAACTTTATCTTGGTTAAGACCTGATGCTAAAAGTCAAATTACATTTAAATACAAAAATAATGCTATTCTAAGTATAGATACTGTTGTATTTTCTACTCAGCATATAGAAAATATTTTACAAAGAGATTTAAGAGAAGCCGTGATTGATGAAATTATCAAACCTGTTTTACCTAAAAAGTGGTTAAATAAAAATACAAAAATTTTTATTAATCCTACAGGAAGATTTGTTGTAGGTGGTCCTATGGGAGATTGTGGACTTACAGGTCGAAAAATTATTGTAGATACCTATGGTGGTGCTTCACGCCACGGTGGAGGATCTTTTTCTGGAAAAGATCCCTCGAAGGTAGATCGTTCAGCTGCATATGCTGCTCGGTATATTGCAAAAAATATTGTGGCTGCAGGCTTAGCAGATCGTTGTGAGATTCAACTTTCTTATGCGATAGGCATTGCAGAACCTACTTCTATGATGGTTGAAACATTTGGTACTGGTAGAAAAAATAATCAATATTTAATTTCTTTAATTCGTCATTGTTTTGATTTAAGACCTTATGGATTGATTAAGATGTTAAATCTTCTTCAGCCTATTTATCTTAAAACCGCTGTTTATGGGCATTTTGGTCGTGAAGAATTTCCATGGGAAAAAGTTGATAAAATAAATGATTTATCTTTATAG